DNA sequence from the Leopardus geoffroyi isolate Oge1 chromosome A3, O.geoffroyi_Oge1_pat1.0, whole genome shotgun sequence genome:
aaaatcctcgaggagaaagcaggcaaaaacctctttgacctcggctgcagcaacttcttactcaacttgtccccagaggcaagggaaacaaaaacaaaaaggaactattgggacctcatcaaaataaaaagcttctgcacagtgaaggaaacaatcagcaaaactaaaaggcaaccgacaggatgggagaagacatttgcaaacgacatatcaaacaaagggttagtatccaaaatctataaagaacttatcaaactcaacacccaaaaaacaaataatccagtgaagaaatgggcaaaagacatgaatagacacttctccaaagaagacatccagatggctaactgacacatgaaaaaacgctcaacatcactcatcatcagggaaatatatatcaaaaccaccatgaaaaaaccacctcacacctgtcagaatggcttacattaacaactcaggcaacaacagatgttgctgaggatgcagagaaagaggatctcttttgcgccgttggtgggaatgtgaactggtgcagacagtctggaaaatagtatggaggttcctcaaaatattaaaaatagaactaccctaagggTCAGTAATTGTACTAGAAGGAATTGATCCatgggatataaaaatgctgatttacggggcgcctgggtggcgcagtcggttaagcgtccgacttcagccagtcgCGGCTGGCTTCtcgccgtccgtgggttcgagccccgcgtcgggctctgggctgatggctcagagcctggagcctgtttccgattctgtgtctccctctctctctgcccctcccctgttcatgctctgtctctctctgtcccaaaaataaataaacgttgaaaaaaaaaatttaaaaaaaataaaataaaataaataaataaataaaaatgctgatttgaaggggcacatgcaccccaatgtttatagcagcattatcaacaaaagccaaattatggagagtccaaatgtccatcaacggatgagtggataaagaagatgtggtgtgtatatgtatgtatgtatgtatgtgtgcgtatatatatatatatatacacgtatctATGTAACTATCTATAgatacacatacgtatatatagatacatgtgtgtatatatacacacacacacacatgcacacgcacacacaatggaatattactcagcaatcaaaaagattgaaatcttgccattggcaatgatGAGGATGGaactagacagtattatgctaagcaaaattagagaaagacagtatgacttcacttatatgaggacttttacatacaaaacagatgaacataagggaagggaagcaaaaataatataaaaacagggagggggacaaaacataagactcttaaatatgcagaacaaacatagggttactggaggggttgtgggaggggggatgggctaaatgggtaaggggcattaaggaatctactcctgaaatcattgttacactatatgctaactaactcagatgtagattaaaaaatatattaaataaatatagaaaaaaaaaaaagaaagaaatcgaGTAGACTTTAAAAGATGTTAACTTATCATCATGGATTTTATACTTCCAGGATTCAAACACGAGAAAGGACATGTAAAAAGTAAGATCATTTAAGAGTTCAAGATCTGCTTGTGGCACTGCTCTCCCACCTCAGCTATGAGGCAGACTGCTCGAAGATTTCATTCACATCTCCCATGAGCCCAGAAACTTCTGCACACTTACCACGGCCTCCGCTTCTTCCTTAGGAGCAGCTCGCTTTAACTTCACTGGAGTAGTTCCAACAGGGGACAAAGGTGGGGACTTTGCAGGACCCAAAGGACTTTTCCTATGCGTTAAGTCATGGTTCTGTTTAGTGTCATTATTATTGTGTTCCGTTTTATTGTTCACAGGCAAATTGGAAGACAAAATTAGGGGTGAAACACTGGAAGACGAATTTGGTAATTTTCGAAAGGCATTACTGGTAAAGCTTGCCTGAGGGGGAGGCTTGAGTCGATCATTATCtccattctctgtctttttcactttGATGCTTGTTCTGGTTGAACTTCCATCAAACACAATGAGGGGCCTTTTCCTTAACCCATCCACAGTGCCACTCCTGCAATCACAGAGATGTATTCACGGAAAACATAATTGGAACAGCAAACCCATTCGTTCACAGGAACTCAAAGCTAAAACAATGGCCAAAAAAACACTGCTAAGACTAATCTATTTTAAGTAGGACTACTGGGAATCAAATTTTCTATGTTCACCCTAAATGAAATGGTAATATTCTAGGGCATTGACGTTTAAAGTATTTACTGACAAGAAACGTAAGTTAGCTTTAATGTACACACAagatacaaatattttgaaaacatcagCCGACAAATTAACCCTAGGACTTAAAAACAAGATTCCTaagtaactaaaaaaaatttttttaagttttaaaaatcaccctCTAATTGACAGAATTATCTTGACTATGtatcaattattactttaaaaaggataataacCTAGAAAACTATAGCAAGACTACTACAGTAGCAGTCTACAAACAACGAGACAGAACATTCTGTTCTATTCATTAAAGATCTCTAAAGCCAAGGCATTTTCTAAACTGTAACTATAacatttataaagttttaatgttaaaattcagCAAGTCTTCACATTTAGCTTCTGAAAACCAAATTTCCACTCTGAATCACAAAGACAAATGATAAGAGCGTTCATTTGTCCATTATTCATGACACCTCGGGACACAACACATTtgttcttggggggaaaaaaaaccaaaaccttttAATTAAACACGTAAGAATTTGAGTGGCCATTTATTAGGAAGAACACTTTAGTCTTACATCTCCAAGTGTGGTCCAGGGACCAGGGGCATTAAGCATCCTCTGGGGAGCCTgttaagaaatgcagaatctggatgtgagggcgatctggctgcgacatctgtcaccccattgatcaccagggttgattcggctgatctggctggctaggcgggtgtccccttcctccctcactgctccATGTGTGTCCCTCCCGAAGCTGCGCGCTCGGTAGAAGAGGACAACCTTCCCCGATAGAGGAGGACCGTTCTTCGGTCAAGGGTATACGAGTAGCtgcgctcccctgctagaacctccaaacaagctctcaagaaatgcagaatctgaggcTTCAACCTGTACTgattcagaatctgcattttaaccagatCCTAGGTGATTCGCCAAACTCACCAATTCTCAGGTCACCACTGAACATTATTTGGTAGAAGGTAAAAAATAAGCTCACTATACACCCACTGTCAACCACAGAAGGGAAACAGCGCATCAGCTTGTGAGAGTTCAACCTAAGAGCCCAGAGGCCCGCTCCAGCTTGGGCACCGTGCTGTAGATCTGGTCCCACCTCTGTGTGGTCTGGAGGACGTCACAGGAGCTCAGTCCgtccacaaaaaaattaataaacaattcAATAATACCTGATTGTCTCTTAGATGCTTCCAGCTTTAAAGTTTTGATTCTAAAGTCaaattgtgttgttgtttttttttttttttaaagagccaaaGATGTCTTCCAAAAGGATACTGAGGGGTTAGAGGGATTTTTATACGAAGTATAACAGTATTGAAAGCTTTGCTTAGAACAGTGTGCCTGAATGTGCAGAGcaagaagaaaatactttcttATTAAGAATCAACagaagtaaattgaaaatatatttggccTAACCCAAAGATTTACAAAAGCTAACTCTAATAAGTAGCCTATCCCAGTATATAACCATCAAGCTAAAAGGATCCTCGATCTGAACTGAATGTGTTCCTGATCAAAAGAgtgactgtattttccaaaagacTAAGAGCATACGTGTTACATTCTTCAACGGTTTCCACACTTGGGGGAATAATCTCCTGGTCAATCATGAGTTTTTCTTCATAACTACAAATTAAAACCTCTATTCAACTCACCACTAGCATTTTCCCTCGCTCCCACCCTTCACTGCATCTTTTTCCACAATCACTGGTGTACTGCCTATAGACACTACCTTACAAACAGAAACCTCCAAAAATAAGTTCAGTAGTTAATCAACAGCACCCACGTGGGATACAACAGACACAGGAAGAGAAATAACTAGCCCACTCAGGGATGTTAGGACACCTTGTCCTCATTAAGCTATCACTGTTAAAGAAAGGTagccttcttttaaaaaggaaatttatttgctGTGGTTTTATCaagtattttctgaaatttaaaaaatttaaatagtgcCCCCGAAGCTACATGACAGTTTCTTCGTTCCTGCATCAAAGACCTTAATGTCTTAACTTGACTCTACCTTTTCTCCCAGTTCAGCAAATCTTGTTGGCTCTACCTCCAAAATAAATCCAGACTCTGACCACCTCTTACCAAATTCACTACCTCACTCAAAGTCACCACCATCTACTGCCTGGATCACAGTATAGTCTCCTGTTTGACTTCCctatctccctccccccaccttaaATTACAGCCAGGGTGATGCTGTTGAAATGTACATCATATGGTGTCATCATTCTGCTCAGAATCTTCCAATGGCTCCTCATCTCAGAGCAAAGCCAAAGTTCTTACAACGACTTACACAGCTTTATGGGATCTAGCCAACAATTTCTGCTGCTCCCCTCCAATAAACCTCTTTCCTCTACTCTCCCTCAGATTCTCTCCACACCAGCCTTGATAGCCTCTTTATTGTTCTTGGTCTTTGATGGGCACACTCCTGACTCTTGTATTCTGTCTGGAATGCTAGCTTGCTCTCTACCTTGTAGGTTTCTCTGCTGAAATGTCTTTTCTCAGTGAGGTTGTTCTTGGCCACTTTACCTAAAATGGTAATCTCTCTCCCTGTTGTCCTTTTCTCCTTAGCATTTGTCACTACGTAACATAccgtatattttatttcactttctaaatTATGTTTCCCCCAATTAAAATACGAGCAGggaattctgtcagttttttttGTGCtataagcacagtgcctggtgctcaataaatagttgttgagcAAATGAATTTTTCTTACCTAAGTTTacctggagaaaaagaagaaacacaaaactgTTAAGTCATATAAACCAGAACCACTGAAAAGTACCTTTTAGTCTCGTTTTTCGTCTCATGttgctcccttttcttttccatcattttccCCCATCTGTTCTTTGGCAAATCTCTCTGAGGCAACGGTATTGCATGCTGAACATAAAGATCAGTAAGATTGTCTTTGTTTATTCTTACATCATTTTCAACAGCTATGTTCTTCtgtggagaaggaaacaaaagcaatttcaaaataacatcctttgttttaattactatctACATAACACGGTAGAACGTTTCtgtttaaataacaaattttataataataaaatttagtaattatataatatatagtttatttataatcataaaatgtatcatataatatatactcttatttataatttataaccataaaaatcaatataatatactcataatttaaatttccaattattatatatttaatataattacaaaatttGTTATTTAAGTCAGAGATTGTTATCTAAGTGTTACACGGACTTACAGGGACTTCAAGTACACCGCAGTCCTATACAGTTCTCTAAGAAGTACTATTACTAAGAGATTCAGCTCTGCAAACATCAGGTTCAGCCGCATCTTAAAGACAATGGCCACACGTTCACTGTGACAAGGACGGCAGCTCACATCTGGTCAGCCAGCATACCAGGCACGAAGACCATTTCCAGcagcatcatcttttttttttttttcaacgtttatttatttttgagacagagagagacagagcatgaacaggggaggggcagagagagagggagacacagaatttgaaacaggctgcaggctctgagcggtcagcacagagcccgacacggggctcgaactcacgggccgtgagatcatgacctgagccgaagtcggatgcccaaccgaccaagccacccaggcgccccccagcagCATCATCTTAATCTAGGACGTAAACTGAAAATGGGAGACTGCCTGGGGAAACCGGACAAAAGAATTCCAACAGTGATGACAATTTACTACCTGCTGTCAAAGGTCACCCAGAGTGTTACCATCACGATCAAAGCGTGGGCTGTATATTGTTTCCCATGTGTCCCTAATAATGCTTAAGTTGAAGTTAACCACCAAGATTTCAGATGGCCCTACAGATGGAAACTGCAGTCCCTTACTGACGACCATCACAACAGTGCGTCATTACAACCTCCCTTTTACGTTTTCATcagtcctttctttttatttttagtacttaaatttttttttcatgtttatttatttttgagtgagagagagagaaagagagaatatggccctacttactgagccactcaggtgcccatcaCCAGTCCTTTCGAGTAGCTTCCAGTCACTGTCCATCAACCTTGCCAATATTACCTCATTCTCCCTCATTTTCCAATTTGCTCTCAACATCACAGAAAACATATAGCATAAAGAGAAGGAGTAGCTATGGATAGGGTTTGGATTTAGGAAGGAAAACGAAGATGGTAATGAGATCATGGACTCCTCAACTGCAATTCAGAAAAGCTTGGAAACGTTTGTGCTCAGCTTAACTGGCAAAACAAGCCCAATCTTTGTGCTCTGATAAACTTATCCCACTTACTGTTTCCTTCCAAATTTAAAAGCACAAGTAGTACTTTTCTCTCTTATACTTGACCACCCTTTGTTATCAATTTTCACCCTCTATACACTTAGAGATACGGAAGAACCCTGGAGAGTCTCTTGGATAACATTCCTAGGGAATTCATAGGCACGTTAGTTTGGGACGCACTGCTCCAGGGTGGTGATTCTCAAACTGTGGTCCCTGGACAAGCAGcaagaacttgttaaaaatgccaaTATTCAGGCCACACCCCGGACCTACTCGATCAGACACTCTGGGGATGGAGCccagcaatctgtattttaatgaaCCCTAGAGTGATTCTGATGTAcctaaaaagtttgagaactgcagGTGAAGGGTAATTGATATCAATACATCTGCAGGGCACTTGAGGAAGTTAGAGAAAGAGTACTGAggagaaaacacaaggaaaaccacaaaacaagcTACTTGAAACCACAAGGAAACTTTCAGTAATTCTCTACCACTTTAAAACAAACTCATCACTTCTTTTGTCTTATCTTTTGTTGACTATCAGAGGCCACATTAGCTCGAAAAGAGGATATGCTACATTGAGAGCCAGGAGTACTGGTTTCTCCTCCTGGCTGCACCACTTACCGGTGGTGCGACCTTAAATATGTCACTTCACCTCTCCGAGACTCAGTTTCATCTTTAAACGAGGTGACACTATGAAAAAAGGGCGATTTCTCCGATGCTTTCCAGCCCTGACAGTCTCTGATTACTACCCTTCATTGCTACTACGATTCTTCCCCAGGCCCTTGCTCACATCCAGGCCGCGGGGGTCGCCTAGGACTTCTGTGTCGGAGCCATCAAAGACCCCAAAAAAGATAAGTCCTAATTCCCAGGAATCCCTGATAGTCTAAGGACGTCTCTTTCCCGGATAGGGGCGTGGGGAGACCTGGTCGGTCCGTGTGGGGTGGACGCTGACACAAGCCAGGCGGGACAAGCGACGGCGGCGGGTGTGTCCGCTGCCACTCAGGATTACTTGGGGCCGGCTCAAGTCCGAACCTCTCTCCCAAACAGGCCCACCCGCCTCGGCGCGCCCGACCTGCTCCAGGGTGAGGAGAAGGAACTCCTGGGACAGCAGCTCCGGGTGCAGCAGCAGCTCCGAATCAGTGCAGCTGCGACCGCCCACATCCCCCGCCATCGTCGTCGCCAGGAGACCCCGGCCGGCTACCCACAAGGCTCCGCGAAGGAAGCGTCCCGGAAGTGATGTAACGGGCGGGGCCTCGTTTGACGTCACTCTTAGTGCGCCAGGCGTCCGCTCCGCCTTTCGCGGCCGACTGGGGTGCTGGGAGAGGTCTTACGGAGGGGACACTCCTGGGAGCGGTAGGAGCGAAAGGGACGTCCGCAGAGGAGACGACTGGCGTTTGACGCCTTgcaagaaaagaggggaaaaccAAGTTCCCAGAGAGGGTCACGATTGGTCGCGCTTCTTGTGACGTCCAATGGCAGAGGCCAAAGGGATTCCGAGGGCAGTCTCGCGGGAAAGAGGCGAGGCAGCCTGACGTCCGTTACCCAAAGTATAGCTCTGGTCGCCTCTGAAAttgtcttagtttttctttttgacctcTTTGTCCCCTAATCCTCTTCCAATATGATGTAAGGCCAGAGACTTTAATTCCTTGTAACCCCATGGCCTCCCACATAGTAGGCGCTCAAGTATTCCCCGAAATAATAATACTCCGAGCTGACCTAGCATATGAAAATAACGAAACCGCAGGTGACAGACAACAGCTAAACATTTGTTAGACATTTACGATGTGCCAGGTACTGGATTTTACATGGATAGTCTTGCTCCTCAGAACAGCACGATGAGGTGTATATTACTAGAATGCttattttccaggtgaggaaacagggtAATTTGCTCAAGATCAGAGAATGAGGAAGTAGCAACACTGACAAGTACATTTTCTCTGCACTAATTTCTCTACACTTAcgtatattattatacatttgcTCTACACAAATGACACGTACATTTTCTCTGTACTTATAACTACAATGAAGGAACAGTTTTAGTTTAGATTGTTGCAGGTTCAAATATGATCTAAACCTTGATAATTCAAGGAatcttttctacttctttcatcttttatgGAAGAGCTACATGTTCCAAAACATTAGGCACATCTAACACTTAAACTTGCAGGCATGTTGTAAATGCTTATTCTAAATACTCTGATGTATCATTTTATTGGAAATTATTGCAGTAAAAAATGTGACCAAATCTGAGGATGTTAAaagataaaccttgaaaaagtTGGGAAATAAATGAGGTGCCAGCTTAAAAAGATAAGGTAAAGCTGGGAGatgttttgcaatttttcttaatcatttatgTATATGATACTTCCGTCTAGAAATTGAATTTCGGAGCTGGGCAGAAACTTAAACGTTAGCCCAGT
Encoded proteins:
- the CA3H2orf49 gene encoding ashwin isoform X2: MAGDVGGRSCTDSELLLHPELLSQEFLLLTLEQKNIAVENDVRINKDNLTDLYVQHAIPLPQRDLPKNRWGKMMEKKREQHETKNETKRSGTVDGLRKRPLIVFDGSSTRTSIKVKKTENGDNDRLKPPPQNHDLTHRKSPLGPAKSPPLSPVGTTPVKLKRAAPKEEAEAVNNLKPPEAKRKIQHVTWP
- the CA3H2orf49 gene encoding ashwin isoform X1; this translates as MAGDVGGRSCTDSELLLHPELLSQEFLLLTLEQKNIAVENDVRINKDNLTDLYVQHAIPLPQRDLPKNRWGKMMEKKREQHETKNETKRSGTVDGLRKRPLIVFDGSSTRTSIKVKKTENGDNDRLKPPPQASFTSNAFRKLPNSSSSVSPLILSSNLPVNNKTEHNNNDTKQNHDLTHRKSPLGPAKSPPLSPVGTTPVKLKRAAPKEEAEAVNNLKPPEAKRKIQHVTWP